From one Lycium ferocissimum isolate CSIRO_LF1 chromosome 5, AGI_CSIRO_Lferr_CH_V1, whole genome shotgun sequence genomic stretch:
- the LOC132055623 gene encoding aquaporin NIP6-1-like produces MDPEEGVSAPSTPATPGTPSFPLFGGLKHERKNGNGKKSLLKSCKCFSVEAWATEEGTLPAVSCMLPPPPVSLARKVGAEFIGTLILIFAGTATPIVNQKTQGSETLIGLAASSGLAVMIVILSTGHISGAHLNPALTIAFAALKHFPWKHVPVYIGAQIIASLCAAFTLKVVLHPIMGGGVTVPSGSYIQAFALEFIISFNLMFVVTAVATDTRAVGELAGIAVGATVMLNILIAGETTGASMNPVRTLGPAVAAGNYKAIWIYLTAPILGALVGAGVYTAVKLPDEDSSNHAKSSLEHSFRR; encoded by the exons ATGGACCCTGAAGAAGGTGTGTCAGCTCCTTCAACACCAGCAACACCAGGAACTCCTAGTTTTCCTCTCTTTGGCGGATTAAAGCACGAGAGAAAAAATGGCAATGGCAAAAAATCCCTTCTTAAGAGCTGTAAATGCTTCAGTGTCGAAGCATGGGCCACGGAAGAAGGAACCTTGCCCGCTGTTTCATGCATGTTACCTCCTCCTCCTGTCTCCCTAGCCAGAAAG GTGGGAGCAGAGTTTATAGGTACTCTGATACTAATCTTTGCAGGGACAGCCACACCAATTGTGAACCAGAAGACACAAGGCTCTGAAACCTTAATTGGACTGGCTGCCTCGAGTGGGCTGGCTGTAATGATTGTCATTCTGTCAACTGGCCACATCTCTGGAGCCCATCTCAACCCTGCTCTGACCATTGCTTTTGCTGCTCTCAAGCATTTCCCCTGGAAACAT GTTCCTGTGTATATTGGAGCACAAATTATAGCATCATTATGTGCTGCATTCACACTAAAGGTGGTTTTGCACCCAATAATGGGTGGTGGAGTCACTGTTCCTTCTGGTAGTTATATTCAAGCTTTTGCGTTGGAGTTCATCATCAGCTTTAATCTCATGTTTGTTGTCACTGCCGTGGCCACCGACACCAGAGCT GTGGGAGAGCTTGCTGGAATTGCAGTAGGAGCCACTGTCATGCTCAACATACTAATAGCTGG AGAGACAACTGGAGCTTCAATGAATCCAGTGAGAACCCTGGGACCAGCAGTAGCAGCAGGAAACTACAAAGCCATTTGGATCTACCTCACTGCTCCTATTCTCGGTGCTCTCGTTGGGGCAGGTGTTTACACTGCTGTCAAACTGCCTGATGAAGACAGCAGCAATCATGCGAAGTCTTCACTGGAACATAGTTTCAGAAGGTGA
- the LOC132055632 gene encoding large ribosomal subunit protein uL30z translates to MAEEVPKALNYIPEVILKKRKNNEEWAIRRKLQLEQKIKKHKSDNFAIKKPEQFIREYRDKEMDLVQMKQRGKKRSRRAFVTSDSSLLFIIRIGGKSDMHPKTRKLLYSLRLRKIFSGVFVKADARILEILQKVEPYVTYGYPNLKSIKDLLYKKGAGKIDKQRVPLTSNEVVEQALGQHGILCLEDVVNEIANVGPHFKDVTSFLCPFTLTKPEKALQGKKKRFVDGGDSGNREGQINELVSKMN, encoded by the exons ATGGCAGAGGAGGTGCCAAAGGCTCTAAATTATATACCAGAAGTGATcctaaagaagaggaaaaacaaTGAAGAATGGGCAATCAGAAGAAAACTCCAGCTAGAgcagaaaatcaagaaacataaaTCTGATAATTTTGCTATCAAGAAGCCTGAGCAGTTTATTCGAGAGTATAGGGACAAG GAAATGGACCTTGTCCAAATGAAACAAAGGGGTAAGAAAAGATCCAGACGAGCATTTGTCACGTCTGATTCCAGTCTCCTTTTCATCATACGCATTGGAGG GAAATCTGATATGCATCCAAAAACACGAAAGCTTTTGTACTCTTTGAGGCTGAGGAAAATCTTCAGTGGTGTATTTGTGAAGGCAGATGCAAGAATATTGGAAATTCTGCAAAAGGTGGAGCCTTATGTCACATATGG GTATCCAAATCTCAAGAGCATCAAGGATCTGCTTTACAAGAAAGGTGCTGGAAAAATTGACAAGCAGAGAGTGCCTTTAACAAGCAACGAAGTTGTCGAACAG GCATTGGGTCAACATGGTATTTTATGCTTAGAAGACGTTGTGAATGAGATTGCCAATGTTGGTCCACATTTCAAAGACGTCACTAGTTTTCTGTGTCCCTTTACTCTCACCAAGCCAGAAAAGGCATTGCAGGGTAAGAAAAAGCGATTTGTGGACGGGGGCGATTCAGGCAATCGTGAGGGTCAGATCAATGAGTTGGTCAGCAAGATGAATTAG
- the LOC132055633 gene encoding uncharacterized protein LOC132055633 yields the protein MEDGDDWIAPDKLYHILFCFFIAIITTLVAERARYPFVRRRSILIGSIVSLAAGAAKEVADELGYFRSAVQFSCFLIIHVGWNFQRREPRCKMV from the exons ATGGAGGATGGAGATGATTGGATAGCCCCTGATAAGCTTTACCACATCCTTTTCTGCTTCTTCATTGCTATCATTACCACTCTTGTGGCGGAAAGAGCTCGGTACCCTTTCGTACGCCGCAGGAGCATCTTGATCGGATCCATTGTCTCACTTGCTGCTGGCGCTGCTAAGGAGGTGGCCGACGAATTAGGTTATTTCAGGTCAGCAG TGCAATTTAGCTGCTTCCTAATTATACACGTTGGCTGGAATTTCCAAAGAAGAGAGCCGCGCTGCAAAATGGTGTAG
- the LOC132055621 gene encoding uncharacterized protein At2g39795, mitochondrial-like, translating to MAMARRLVRPLGGIAKRVLLQQPVMFNLCRNYISEMRKEAFEENILRLLRYEIRYELERSPPSQPITEFDSFIIDERPGEQWIKLNKKFGENEEIRVEVTMFDASVPVKKGGDVSAADDVHLHITMIVNVLKGESNDVLEFVCSAWPISVEIRKVYTRGQKGIVDQPYVGPPFKELDDELQNSLYDFLETRGINDGLCVFLHQYMKNKDKLEFIRWMEKAKSFIERK from the exons ATGGCAATGGCACGTCGTTTAGTTAGACCTTTAGGAGGAATAGCCAAAAGGGTTTTGCTCCAGCAGCCAGTGATGTTCAATTTGTGTAGAAATTACATATCAGAGATGCGTAAAGAAGCATTTGAAGAGAACATTCTCAGACTCCTCCGCTACGAGATTCGTTATgagcttgaacgttctcctcccTCTCAG CCCATCACGGAATTTGATTCATTTATCATTGATGAAAGGCCTGGAGAACAATGGATTAAATTAAACAAGAAATTTGGGGAGAATGAAGAAATTAGAGTTGAAGTTACCATGTTTGATGCATCTGTTCCTGTTAAAAAAGGTGGTGATGTGTCTGCAGCAGATGACGTGCACCTTCACATAACTATGATTGTGAATGTTCTCAAAGGAGAAAGCAATGATGTGCTTGAGTTTGTTTGTTCTGCATGGCCAATCAGTGTTGAGATTCGTAAAGTTTACACGCGTGGGCAGAAAGGCATAGTGGATCAACCTTATGTTGGGCCTCCATTTAA GGAATTGGATGATGAACTGCAGAATTCTCTTTATGATTTCCTGGAGACAAGGGGAATAAACGATGGACTTTGTGTATTCTTACATCAATACATGAAGAACAAAGATAAACTTGAATTTATTCGCTGGATGGAAAAGGCCAAATCGTTCATAGAGAGGAAATAG
- the LOC132055631 gene encoding aquaporin NIP6-1-like has protein sequence MDPEEGVSAPSEPENPGTPRVPLFDRFNHERKNGIKSFLKSCKCFSMEAWASEEGTLPAVSCTLPPAPVSLARKVGAEFIGTLILIFAGTATAIMNQKKQGSESLIGLAASTGLAVMIVILSTGHISGAHLNPAVTISFAALKHFPWKDVPMYIGAQIIASLCAAFALKVVLHPVMSGGVTVPSGSYVQAFALEFIISFNLMFVVTAVATDTRAVGKHAGIAVGATVMLNILIAGETSGASMNPVRTLGPAVAVGNYKAIWVYLTAPFLGALTGAGVYSAVKLPDEDGNNHAKPSPEHSFRR, from the exons ATGGACCCTGAAGAAGGTGTGTCAGCCCCTTCAGAACCAGAAAACCCAGGAACTCCCCGTGTTCCTCTCTTTGATAGATTCAATCATGAGAGAAAAAACGGCATAAAATCCTTTCTCAAGAGCTGCAAATGCTTCAGTATGGAAGCATGGGCCTCGGAAGAAGGAACATTGCCGGCTGTTTCATGCACGTTACCTCCTGCTCCTGTCTCCCTAGCTAGAAAG GTGGGAGCAGAGTTTATAGGTACTCTAATACTAATATTTGCAGGGACAGCCACAGCCATAATGAACCAGAAGAAACAAGGCTCTGAATCTTTAATTGGACTTGCAGCGTCGACAGGGCTCGCTGTAATGATTGTTATTCTGTCAACTGGTCACATCTCTGGTGCCCATCTCAACCCGGCTGTGACCATTTCTTTCGCTGCTCTCAAGCATTTCCCCTGGAAAGAT GTTCCTATGTACATTGGAGCACAAATTATAGCATCATTATGTGCTGCATTCGCACTCAAGGTAGTTTTGCACCCAGTAATGAGTGGTGGAGTCACTGTTCCTTCTGGTAGTTATGTTCAAGCTTTTGCTTTGGAGTTCATCATCAGCTTTAATCTCATGTTTGTTGTCACTGCAGTGGCTACCGATACTAGAGCT GTGGGAAAGCATGCAGGAATTGCAGTAGGAGCCACTGTCATGCTCAACATACTAATTGCCGG GGAGACAAGTGGGGCTTCAATGAATCCAGTGAGAACCCTGGGACCAGCAGTAGCAGTAGGAAACTATAAAGCCATTTGGGTCTACCTGACTGCTCCGTTTCTTGGCGCTCTCACTGGGGCAGGTGTTTACTCTGCAGTCAAACTGCCTGATGAAGATGGCAATAATCATGCGAAGCCTTCACCCGAACATAGTTTCAGAAGGTGA